In Verrucomicrobiota bacterium, one DNA window encodes the following:
- a CDS encoding NUDIX domain-containing protein translates to MTVEYFDVVNALDEVIDRRPRSEVHKLGLLHRAVHVFVFNRRGELFLQKRSMKKDCFPGTWDSSASGHLDPGEAYDDCAVRELREEIGLSLTSRPERHLKVDACAETGQEFVWLYSCMSEGPFALHPDEISEGGWFSPAAIDDWIARAPADFAPSFILMWSRWKSRQAEK, encoded by the coding sequence ATGACGGTGGAATATTTCGACGTCGTTAACGCGCTCGATGAAGTGATCGACCGCCGCCCTCGGTCCGAGGTTCACAAGCTCGGCCTGCTCCATCGGGCCGTTCATGTTTTCGTCTTCAATCGACGGGGCGAGCTGTTCCTGCAAAAGCGCTCGATGAAGAAGGACTGTTTCCCTGGCACTTGGGATTCTTCCGCGTCGGGACATCTCGATCCCGGCGAAGCCTACGACGATTGCGCCGTGCGCGAGCTTCGCGAGGAGATCGGACTCTCCCTCACGAGCCGTCCCGAACGACACTTGAAGGTGGACGCCTGCGCCGAAACCGGCCAGGAATTCGTCTGGCTCTATTCCTGCATGAGCGAGGGACCGTTCGCGCTGCACCCGGACGAAATCTCCGAAGGAGGCTGGTTCAGTCCTGCTGCCATCGATGACTGGATCGCCCGAGCTCCTGCCGATTTCGCCCCGTCCTTTATCCTCATGTGGTCGCGCTGGAAATCACGACAGGCTGAGAAATAG
- the rsmA gene encoding ribosomal RNA small subunit methyltransferase A, whose product MTLSEMRRWMEARDHRVTKSLGQNFLHDRNQLNRIAEAAQVTAGDRVLEIGPGLGPLTAHLLERGAEVTAVEIDERLVAVLRDRFSQHPHFNLFHADALEWIRDHRSNPNLPTTTPAAVSPESLTSLGNSWKVASNLPYSTGSPMLVELASVDFPPHRIAATLQWEVVQRIGSRPRESSYGLLTLLLGLRYRCAGHFKIPARCFFPEPGVTSACVTLIRRDSPLLPRPLEGTFARVVKRAFSQRRKMMKNLLKQDWPEESLSAALTQAGIPATARAEEIDLDRFAHLAQLLHSRT is encoded by the coding sequence ATGACTCTCTCCGAAATGCGGCGCTGGATGGAAGCGCGAGACCATCGCGTGACGAAGTCGCTGGGCCAAAACTTCCTCCATGATCGAAATCAGCTGAACCGCATCGCCGAGGCGGCTCAAGTGACCGCCGGGGATCGTGTGCTCGAGATCGGGCCGGGGCTCGGTCCGCTCACGGCGCACCTGCTTGAACGCGGAGCGGAGGTGACCGCGGTTGAAATCGATGAACGCCTGGTGGCCGTGCTTCGGGATCGCTTCTCCCAACATCCGCATTTCAACTTGTTTCACGCCGACGCTCTGGAGTGGATCAGGGACCATCGCTCCAATCCGAACCTCCCTACAACCACTCCCGCCGCGGTTTCCCCCGAATCCCTGACATCCTTGGGAAACTCCTGGAAGGTCGCCAGCAACCTGCCTTACTCCACCGGTTCTCCCATGCTGGTGGAGCTTGCTTCGGTCGATTTCCCTCCCCATCGCATCGCGGCCACCCTGCAATGGGAAGTCGTGCAGCGCATCGGCTCCCGGCCACGCGAATCCAGCTACGGACTCCTGACCTTGCTGCTGGGCTTGCGCTATCGATGCGCCGGACATTTCAAAATCCCCGCCCGTTGCTTCTTTCCTGAACCCGGTGTGACCTCCGCGTGCGTGACCCTGATCCGCCGCGATTCGCCCTTGTTGCCGCGGCCCTTGGAAGGCACCTTCGCGCGGGTCGTCAAGCGCGCCTTTTCGCAACGACGCAAGATGATGAAAAACCTGCTCAAACAAGACTGGCCGGAAGAATCGCTCTCCGCAGCGCTTACCCAAGCCGGCATTCCGGCCACCGCCCGCGCGGAGGAAATCGATCTGGACCGATTCGCGCACCTCGCCCAACTCCTTCACTCTCGAACATGA